Proteins encoded in a region of the Triticum dicoccoides isolate Atlit2015 ecotype Zavitan chromosome 3A, WEW_v2.0, whole genome shotgun sequence genome:
- the LOC119273533 gene encoding uncharacterized protein LOC119273533, protein MKKVTVVAALLLFLPFVVKAKDGNVAGWKPNETPETPESDLTVPPFVFNVSEINEPVRLTLDVAARGGYTAFMTELHRRLKATANGWTIKERPVLGVQRLKWQPPDTWIYVDLKWGGVMPTLAIRADNLYLVGFQLNGGPWYVFKNTFWWVRPLLPGSIPLTFNDSYKSLTRRPRLQRPGQCGRRPATSLGSSEKPNMVHAGRPHHHH, encoded by the exons ATGAAGAAGGTGACCGTGGTTGCTGCACTGCTGCTGTTCCTCCCGTTCGTCGTCAAGGCTAAGGATGGCAATGT GGCCGGATGGAAGCCGAACGAGACACCGGAGACACCGGAATCGGACCTGACGGTGCCGCCGTTCGTCTTCAACGT GTCCGAGATAAACGAGCCCGTGAGGCTCACGCTGGACGTGGCTGCACGAGGAGGTTACACAGCCTTCATGACGGAGCTGCACAGGAGACTGAAGGCCACGGCCAACGGGTGGACCATCAAGGAGCGTCCGGTGCTGGGCGTGCAAAGGCTTAAATGGCAGCCGCCGGACACCTGGATCTACGTGGACCTCAAGTGGGGCGGCGTGATGCCCACCCTTGCCATCAGGGCAGACAACTTGTACCTTGTCGGATTCCAGCTGAATGGAGGTCCGTGGTACGTGTTCAAGAACACGTTTTGGTGGGTTCGCCCTCTGCTCCCCGGGTCCATCCCGCTCACCTTCAACGACAGTTACAAATCTCTCACTCGGCGGCCGAGGCTACAGAGACCTGGGCAGTGTGGACGTCGGCCGGCTACCAGCCTTGGAAGCAGCGAAAAACCTAACATGGTACATGCAGGGCGGCCCCATCACCATCACTGA